A genomic region of Synechococcus sp. NOUM97013 contains the following coding sequences:
- a CDS encoding ABC transporter ATP-binding protein, which produces MLKPSEAGFRRLLPLLRPHLRQLVVGLICMLVYVSSFLLLLNLAGDLFPALGSRDLGRVLSLIGQGVLIFAVQKLAQFGQDSLLAGPALQVSKTLRSDLFSKLQTVELGALEKLSAGDLTYRLTEDADRVSEVLYKSVHDTLPSVLQLFAVLGYMLWLDWKLTASILLLAPLIIWLISMFGARVMTATERSQKKVSELAGLLGEAIEGLPLVRAFAAEPWLQGRFEEEIDEHRKARHRTYSLVALQHPVVGMIEVIGLFSVLGLAAWRIQSNDLSIAGLSSYLTGLVVLIDPIAHVTNNFNEFQQGQASLRRLRQIERQPQEAADPNPAIPIGRPAGHLNLRDVNFAYGNGEPVLREINLTIQAGQVVALVGPSGAGKSTLFSLLLRFNTAQSGEIELDGANLSQVRARELRKQVALVPQRTTVFSGSIADAILFGREASHQQLIEAAHLANAHDFIMALPDGYDTQLEERGTNVSGGQLQRIAIARAVLGNPAVLLLDEATSALDAEAEAAVQLGLRQAMQGRTVLVIAHRLATVQEADQIVVLDRGRISEQGTHDQLMASNGRYRDLCERQMIRDGRS; this is translated from the coding sequence ATGCTGAAACCGTCCGAAGCAGGATTCCGCAGGCTTCTGCCCCTGCTCCGTCCCCACCTCCGTCAACTGGTGGTCGGGCTGATCTGCATGCTCGTGTACGTCAGCAGCTTCCTGCTGCTGCTCAATCTCGCCGGTGACCTGTTCCCAGCACTCGGTTCCCGGGATCTCGGACGCGTGCTCAGCCTGATCGGACAGGGTGTGCTGATCTTTGCCGTTCAGAAACTGGCTCAGTTCGGCCAGGACTCACTGCTGGCCGGACCTGCACTGCAGGTGAGCAAAACCCTGCGCAGTGACCTGTTCAGCAAGCTCCAGACCGTGGAACTGGGGGCGTTGGAAAAACTGTCTGCAGGCGATCTCACCTACCGCCTGACCGAGGATGCGGACCGGGTGAGCGAAGTGCTCTACAAGTCGGTGCACGACACCCTGCCCAGCGTGCTGCAGCTGTTCGCGGTGCTGGGTTACATGCTCTGGCTCGACTGGAAGCTCACGGCATCGATCCTGTTGCTCGCACCCCTGATCATCTGGCTGATCAGCATGTTCGGCGCACGGGTGATGACCGCCACCGAACGCAGTCAAAAGAAGGTGAGTGAACTGGCTGGCCTTCTGGGCGAAGCCATTGAAGGACTCCCACTGGTGCGCGCCTTTGCTGCCGAGCCATGGCTGCAAGGCCGCTTCGAAGAGGAGATCGACGAGCACAGGAAAGCGCGGCACCGCACCTACAGCCTGGTGGCCCTGCAGCACCCTGTTGTGGGCATGATCGAGGTGATAGGCCTCTTCTCCGTCCTGGGTCTCGCCGCCTGGAGAATTCAGAGCAACGACCTGAGCATTGCCGGACTGAGCAGCTATCTCACCGGGCTAGTGGTGCTGATTGATCCGATCGCCCACGTCACCAACAACTTCAACGAGTTTCAGCAAGGCCAAGCGTCGTTGCGTCGTCTGCGCCAGATCGAACGCCAACCGCAGGAAGCAGCCGACCCGAACCCTGCTATTCCGATCGGACGCCCAGCCGGTCACCTCAACCTGCGGGACGTCAACTTTGCCTATGGCAACGGTGAACCGGTGCTGCGCGAGATCAACCTGACCATTCAGGCGGGTCAAGTGGTGGCCTTGGTCGGCCCCTCGGGTGCCGGCAAGAGCACCCTGTTCTCATTGCTGCTGCGCTTCAACACAGCGCAATCGGGTGAGATTGAACTCGATGGCGCCAACCTGTCGCAAGTGAGAGCACGGGAACTGCGCAAGCAGGTGGCGCTTGTGCCTCAGCGCACCACCGTATTTTCAGGCAGCATCGCGGACGCGATTCTGTTTGGCCGTGAGGCCAGCCATCAGCAGCTGATCGAAGCCGCCCATCTAGCCAATGCCCATGACTTCATCATGGCGTTACCCGATGGCTACGACACCCAGCTGGAGGAACGCGGTACCAACGTATCCGGCGGCCAGCTGCAACGGATTGCCATCGCAAGGGCTGTGCTGGGCAACCCTGCTGTTCTGCTGCTTGATGAAGCCACCAGTGCCCTGGATGCCGAAGCCGAGGCGGCCGTTCAACTTGGGCTGCGCCAGGCAATGCAAGGACGCACGGTGCTGGTGATCGCCCATCGCCTGGCGACGGTGCAGGAGGCCGACCAGATTGTTGTTCTGGATCGGGGCCGCATCAGTGAACAGGGAACCCACGATCAGTTGATGGCGAGCAATGGTCGCTATCGCGATCTGTGTGAACGTCAGATGATTCGCGATGGACGCAGCTAG
- a CDS encoding DUF6447 family protein, translated as MTATPSENPVLTFEGKRYDLNALPDELKELVRGMQVADAQLRMHEDTLKVLAVGRQSLAMQLNERLKNVTPLPDNG; from the coding sequence ATGACTGCCACTCCCAGCGAAAACCCTGTGCTCACCTTCGAGGGCAAGCGCTACGACCTCAATGCCCTGCCTGACGAGCTGAAAGAGCTGGTGCGCGGCATGCAGGTTGCCGACGCTCAGTTGAGAATGCATGAAGACACGCTGAAGGTGTTGGCGGTTGGACGCCAGTCCCTGGCGATGCAGCTGAATGAACGGCTCAAGAACGTGACTCCCCTGCCCGATAACGGCTGA
- a CDS encoding sodium:alanine symporter family protein encodes MVVFAQAPSGLDRLISSINDPINAFAWGWPTIALISFTGILLMVGLGFMPILRLPYGVRMMLSKPDQAGEGDITPFQALMTSLAATVGTGNIAGVASAIAIGGPGAVFWMWLIAFFGIATKYAEAVLAVHYREVDELGNHVGGPMYYIRNGLGPRWMWLAGLFALFGMLAGFGIGNGVQCFEVSSALLTLGIPRVYTAVVLGVLVFAVIIGGVRRISEVASAIVPIMAIAYVLACVIILLTNISALPEAFGSIFANAFTGKAAATGTLTQVILMGFKRGVFSNEAGLGSAPIAHAAARTNDPVRQGTVAMLGTFIDTMIICTLTALVILVSGAMDGVLSGSDLSIAAFNQAMNGSGLVVTLGLLIFAFTTVLGWSFYGERCTEYLFGVRAILPFRMVWVVVVVVGCLVGDRGVVWGVADTLNGLMAIPNLIALLLLSGTVFQLSRNYFNRSVETAD; translated from the coding sequence ATGGTTGTTTTTGCGCAAGCTCCTTCGGGGCTGGATCGTCTGATCTCGTCGATCAATGATCCGATCAACGCCTTCGCCTGGGGCTGGCCCACGATTGCGTTGATCTCCTTCACCGGCATCCTGCTGATGGTCGGCCTGGGATTCATGCCGATCCTGCGTCTGCCCTACGGCGTTCGCATGATGTTGTCCAAACCTGATCAGGCGGGTGAGGGCGATATCACCCCTTTCCAGGCCTTGATGACGTCCTTGGCGGCAACGGTGGGCACCGGCAATATCGCCGGGGTGGCCTCGGCGATTGCCATCGGTGGACCCGGTGCCGTGTTCTGGATGTGGTTGATCGCCTTCTTTGGAATCGCGACCAAATACGCCGAGGCGGTGCTCGCTGTTCATTACCGCGAGGTGGATGAACTGGGCAACCACGTCGGCGGTCCGATGTACTACATCCGCAATGGCCTCGGTCCCCGCTGGATGTGGCTCGCTGGCCTCTTTGCGCTCTTCGGGATGCTCGCCGGGTTTGGGATCGGCAATGGCGTGCAGTGTTTTGAGGTGTCGAGTGCTCTGCTGACCCTGGGCATTCCCCGCGTCTACACGGCTGTTGTTCTCGGCGTTCTGGTGTTTGCCGTGATCATTGGTGGTGTGCGTCGGATTTCCGAGGTCGCCTCCGCGATCGTGCCAATCATGGCCATTGCCTATGTGTTGGCCTGCGTGATCATCCTGTTGACCAACATCAGCGCCTTGCCGGAAGCCTTCGGCAGCATCTTTGCCAATGCCTTCACGGGGAAAGCAGCAGCCACTGGCACCCTGACTCAGGTGATCCTGATGGGCTTCAAACGGGGGGTCTTCTCCAATGAAGCCGGTCTGGGCAGTGCTCCTATCGCCCATGCGGCAGCACGAACCAATGACCCTGTACGTCAAGGCACCGTGGCCATGCTGGGCACGTTCATCGACACCATGATCATCTGCACCCTCACCGCTTTGGTGATCCTGGTGAGTGGTGCCATGGATGGCGTCCTTTCCGGTTCCGACCTGTCCATCGCCGCCTTCAACCAGGCCATGAACGGATCCGGTCTGGTGGTGACCTTGGGACTGCTGATCTTTGCGTTCACCACAGTTCTCGGCTGGAGTTTCTATGGCGAGCGCTGCACCGAATACCTGTTCGGAGTGCGTGCCATCCTGCCGTTCCGCATGGTGTGGGTTGTGGTGGTCGTGGTGGGTTGCCTTGTGGGCGACCGTGGTGTGGTCTGGGGTGTTGCCGACACGCTCAATGGCCTGATGGCGATTCCCAACCTGATTGCGTTGTTGCTGCTGTCCGGAACGGTGTTCCAGCTCAGCCGCAACTATTTCAACCGTTCCGTTGAAACCGCTGATTGA
- a CDS encoding DUF3386 domain-containing protein: protein MTVSSLPTIAAGSDCRDAFRAAYENRYTWDPGFGGYQGRCIWQQGERTVEGRFQVGADLKASVEGIDDAEVEKAVASQLWEVAIHRVRRPFEQVHGDNTFTAGDTTDEGLEVLIGGKGEGDRYRIKDDVVTMVHRHIHGTVVTIHTGSTTDTGAGYLSRNYTSQYSDPTTGEAKGPASSFEDTFVALGDQGRWVLERRAIQTKDADGNDSVQVFQFTDLEAL, encoded by the coding sequence GTGACCGTCTCCAGCCTTCCAACCATTGCCGCCGGCAGCGACTGCCGCGATGCATTCCGTGCTGCCTATGAAAACCGCTACACCTGGGACCCCGGGTTTGGTGGCTACCAGGGGCGTTGCATCTGGCAGCAGGGAGAGCGCACCGTGGAAGGCCGATTCCAGGTGGGGGCTGATCTGAAAGCCAGTGTGGAAGGCATTGACGATGCCGAGGTGGAAAAAGCCGTTGCCTCACAGCTATGGGAAGTGGCTATTCACCGTGTGCGTCGTCCCTTTGAACAGGTGCATGGCGACAACACCTTCACTGCCGGCGACACCACCGACGAAGGCCTTGAAGTGCTGATCGGCGGCAAAGGAGAAGGCGACCGCTATCGCATCAAGGATGACGTGGTCACCATGGTCCACCGTCATATTCACGGCACGGTGGTGACGATTCACACCGGCAGCACCACCGATACCGGTGCCGGTTATTTAAGCCGCAACTACACCAGTCAGTACTCGGATCCCACCACGGGTGAAGCCAAAGGACCTGCCAGTTCCTTTGAAGACACCTTCGTCGCCCTGGGTGATCAGGGGCGCTGGGTGCTCGAGCGTCGTGCCATTCAGACCAAAGATGCCGATGGCAACGACAGCGTTCAGGTGTTCCAGTTCACCGATTTGGAAGCGCTGTGA
- the carB gene encoding carbamoyl-phosphate synthase large subunit, producing MPRRNDLRRILLLGSGPIVIGQACEFDYSGTQACKALRAEGYEVVLVNSNPASIITDPDMADRTYVEPLTPEVVARVIETERPDALLPTMGGQTALNLAVALAENGTLERFGVELIGADLQAIRKAEDRLLFKQAMERIGVRVCPSGIASSMEEAEAVGAAIGAFPRIIRPAFTLGGSGGGIAYNPEEYAAICKSGLDASPVSQILIEKSLLGWKEFELEVMRDLADNVVIVCSIENLDPMGVHTGDSITVAPAQTLTDREYQRLRDQSIAIIREIGVATGGSNIQFAINPADGEVVVIEMNPRVSRSSALASKATGFPIAKIAARLAVGYTLDEILNDITGKTPACFEPTIDYVVTKIPRFAFEKFRGSPAVLTTAMKSVGEAMAIGRCFEESFQKALRSLETGLYGWGGDRDEPVFSDAELERSLRTPSPDRIITVRAAMVAGRTDEQIHALSRIDPWFLAKLRLLIEAEAELLKGRALSDLSGDDFLRLKQLGYSDRQIAWFTKADELAVRAARQSLDVRPVFKTVDTCAAEFASTTPYHYSTYERPVARLDASGALVSLPTATEVSQESRRKLMILGGGPNRIGQGIEFDYCCCHASFSAQDLGFATVMVNSNPETVSTDYDSSDRLYFEPLTFEDVLNVIEAERPDGVIVQFGGQTPLKLAMPLLRWLQSAEGQATGTRIWGTSPESIDRAEDREQFEAILRELEIRQPRNGLARSEEEALAVAESVGYPVVVRPSYVLGGRAMEVVYDESELHRYMREAVQVEPDHPVLIDQYLQNAIEVDVDALCDRDGVVVIGGLMEHIEPAGIHSGDSACCLPSISLGDEALATIRSWARDLALRLQVQGLINLQFAVQRTETGEERVFIIEANPRASRTVPFVAKATGVPLARVATRLMAGETLADVGITDEPRPPLQAVKEAVLPFRRFPGADSLLGPEMRSTGEVMGWAPQFGMAYAKAEQAAGDALPTQGTVFLSTHNRDKPALVPVAKQLLDLGFSLTATSGTASTLKEAGLAVEPVLKVHEGRPNIEDQIRSGDVQLVINTPIGRQAAHDDRYLRRAALDYSVPTLTTLAGARSAVQAIEALQSQAFGIHALQDVHGQVQAR from the coding sequence ATGCCCCGGCGGAACGATCTTCGTCGCATCCTTCTGCTGGGTTCGGGGCCGATCGTGATCGGACAGGCCTGCGAGTTCGATTACTCGGGGACGCAGGCTTGCAAAGCGCTGCGCGCCGAGGGCTACGAAGTGGTCCTGGTGAATTCCAATCCGGCGTCGATCATTACCGACCCGGACATGGCGGATCGCACCTATGTGGAGCCTCTCACTCCCGAAGTGGTGGCTCGGGTGATCGAGACGGAGCGCCCCGATGCTCTCCTGCCGACGATGGGTGGTCAGACGGCACTGAATCTGGCGGTCGCTCTGGCCGAGAACGGCACCCTTGAGCGTTTCGGAGTCGAGCTGATCGGAGCGGATCTTCAGGCCATCCGCAAAGCCGAGGATCGCCTGCTGTTCAAGCAGGCCATGGAGCGTATTGGTGTGAGGGTCTGTCCCTCAGGAATCGCTTCGTCTATGGAGGAAGCCGAAGCGGTGGGCGCTGCGATCGGTGCCTTTCCGCGCATCATTCGACCGGCGTTCACGCTGGGTGGTAGCGGCGGTGGCATCGCTTACAACCCTGAGGAGTACGCCGCCATCTGCAAAAGCGGTCTCGATGCCAGCCCTGTCTCCCAGATCCTGATTGAAAAGTCCCTGCTGGGGTGGAAGGAATTCGAGCTGGAGGTGATGCGTGATCTGGCAGACAACGTGGTGATTGTCTGCAGCATTGAAAACCTGGATCCCATGGGGGTTCACACCGGCGATTCGATCACGGTGGCGCCGGCCCAGACCCTCACCGACCGTGAGTACCAGCGCCTGAGAGATCAGTCGATCGCCATCATTCGCGAGATCGGTGTGGCCACCGGCGGCAGCAACATTCAGTTCGCCATCAACCCTGCTGATGGTGAGGTGGTGGTCATTGAGATGAACCCCCGAGTGAGTCGCTCGTCGGCCCTGGCCAGCAAGGCGACCGGTTTCCCCATTGCCAAAATCGCCGCCCGTCTGGCGGTGGGGTACACCCTCGACGAAATCCTTAACGACATCACCGGCAAAACTCCGGCATGTTTCGAGCCCACGATCGACTACGTCGTCACCAAGATTCCCCGTTTCGCTTTTGAGAAATTCCGCGGATCTCCTGCGGTGCTCACAACGGCGATGAAGTCGGTCGGTGAAGCGATGGCCATCGGCCGATGTTTTGAGGAGTCGTTTCAGAAAGCGCTTCGTTCCCTGGAAACGGGCCTGTACGGATGGGGTGGTGACCGTGATGAGCCTGTCTTCTCGGATGCCGAACTGGAGCGTTCGTTGCGGACGCCTTCGCCGGATCGCATCATCACCGTGCGTGCGGCGATGGTCGCTGGACGCACGGATGAGCAGATCCACGCGCTCAGCCGGATTGATCCCTGGTTCTTGGCGAAGCTGCGGCTGCTGATTGAGGCAGAGGCTGAGCTGCTCAAGGGGCGTGCACTGTCGGACCTCAGTGGCGATGACTTCCTGCGTCTCAAACAGCTGGGCTACTCCGATCGTCAGATCGCCTGGTTCACAAAGGCTGATGAACTTGCGGTACGCGCGGCACGCCAATCGCTGGACGTCCGGCCCGTCTTCAAAACCGTCGACACCTGTGCGGCTGAATTCGCATCGACGACGCCTTACCACTACTCCACCTACGAGCGTCCGGTGGCACGCCTTGATGCATCCGGTGCCTTGGTGTCTCTGCCGACGGCCACCGAGGTGTCGCAGGAATCAAGGCGCAAGTTGATGATTCTCGGCGGTGGTCCGAATCGAATCGGACAGGGCATTGAATTCGACTATTGCTGCTGTCATGCCTCCTTCTCGGCACAAGACCTCGGTTTCGCCACCGTGATGGTCAACAGCAATCCGGAGACCGTGTCCACGGATTACGACAGCAGCGACCGGCTGTATTTCGAGCCCCTCACGTTTGAGGATGTGCTGAATGTGATTGAGGCTGAACGTCCCGATGGTGTGATCGTTCAGTTCGGTGGCCAGACGCCGCTCAAGCTGGCCATGCCGCTGCTGCGTTGGCTGCAATCTGCGGAGGGGCAGGCCACAGGAACGCGCATCTGGGGAACATCACCGGAATCGATCGATCGTGCGGAAGATCGGGAACAGTTCGAAGCGATCCTGCGCGAACTGGAGATTCGTCAGCCCCGCAACGGCCTGGCCCGCAGCGAAGAGGAAGCCCTCGCTGTGGCCGAATCCGTCGGCTATCCCGTTGTCGTGCGGCCGTCCTATGTGCTCGGCGGTCGTGCCATGGAAGTGGTGTACGACGAATCGGAACTCCATCGCTACATGCGTGAAGCCGTGCAAGTGGAACCCGATCACCCTGTGCTGATTGACCAGTACCTGCAGAACGCCATCGAGGTGGATGTGGATGCACTCTGCGATCGCGATGGAGTGGTGGTGATCGGCGGCTTGATGGAGCACATCGAACCAGCGGGAATCCATTCCGGAGACTCCGCTTGCTGTCTGCCGTCCATCTCGCTGGGTGATGAGGCTCTCGCCACCATTCGCTCCTGGGCTCGAGACCTGGCTCTGCGACTGCAGGTTCAGGGCCTGATCAATCTTCAGTTCGCGGTTCAGCGCACCGAAACTGGAGAAGAACGGGTGTTCATCATCGAAGCGAATCCCCGTGCGTCACGCACGGTTCCCTTCGTGGCCAAAGCCACGGGTGTGCCGTTGGCGCGGGTCGCGACCCGTCTGATGGCTGGTGAAACGTTGGCTGATGTGGGCATCACGGATGAGCCACGGCCTCCACTGCAGGCCGTGAAGGAGGCCGTGCTTCCCTTCCGCCGTTTCCCGGGTGCCGATTCGTTGCTCGGTCCTGAAATGCGTTCCACCGGTGAGGTGATGGGATGGGCGCCTCAGTTCGGCATGGCTTACGCCAAGGCCGAGCAGGCCGCTGGTGATGCACTCCCCACTCAGGGAACGGTCTTCCTGTCCACCCACAACCGTGACAAGCCCGCTCTGGTTCCCGTGGCGAAGCAACTGCTTGATCTGGGTTTCTCGCTGACGGCCACGTCAGGAACCGCTTCCACATTGAAAGAGGCCGGTCTCGCCGTCGAGCCGGTATTGAAGGTGCATGAAGGACGTCCGAACATCGAGGATCAGATCCGTTCCGGCGATGTGCAGTTGGTGATTAACACGCCCATCGGCCGTCAGGCCGCCCATGACGATCGTTATCTTCGACGCGCTGCGCTGGATTACTCCGTGCCCACCCTCACCACGCTGGCGGGAGCACGCTCTGCCGTGCAGGCAATCGAGGCGCTTCAGTCCCAGGCATTTGGAATCCATGCTTTGCAGGATGTTCATGGTCAGGTGCAGGCCCGGTAA
- a CDS encoding DUF3318 domain-containing protein, which translates to MSELQRLKGLLPPEMQSWVFVEAAAAVDPSLITLEEIGRDEVEIQVDLDSWDSLALDHRNLLFWHEVGRIQNDTIPRDGWEMAALAIGLGGAIGELWVQDGLLLMMALGLSGFAGYRLYLKNNSEKRLRDAIAADERAIDLACRFGYSVPNAYKSLGGALKDLVEKTRKKKKRGFYEDRLEALRKSAGKARAEMAQQQGSRQSVTSENVYG; encoded by the coding sequence ATGAGCGAACTCCAGCGCCTGAAAGGGTTGCTGCCACCCGAAATGCAGAGCTGGGTGTTCGTCGAGGCGGCCGCAGCTGTGGATCCTTCGCTGATCACACTGGAGGAGATCGGGCGGGATGAGGTGGAGATCCAGGTGGATCTCGACTCTTGGGACAGCCTTGCACTGGACCATCGCAACCTTCTCTTCTGGCACGAGGTGGGTCGGATTCAGAACGACACCATTCCTCGGGATGGCTGGGAGATGGCCGCTCTGGCGATCGGCCTCGGCGGAGCAATCGGTGAACTCTGGGTTCAAGACGGCCTGTTGCTGATGATGGCTTTGGGGCTCTCAGGCTTCGCTGGCTACCGCCTTTACTTAAAAAACAATTCGGAGAAGCGTCTGCGTGATGCCATCGCAGCCGACGAACGCGCCATCGACCTGGCTTGCCGGTTCGGATACAGCGTCCCCAATGCCTACAAGAGCCTCGGAGGCGCTCTGAAAGACCTAGTTGAGAAAACGCGCAAGAAGAAAAAGCGTGGTTTCTACGAGGATCGTCTCGAGGCGTTGCGCAAGAGTGCTGGGAAGGCCCGGGCTGAAATGGCTCAGCAGCAGGGTTCCCGACAGTCCGTCACCAGCGAAAACGTTTATGGATAG
- the rsfS gene encoding ribosome silencing factor: protein MDSEQLAELAADACDDRKAVDIQLIRVDEVSSLADWMVIAGGQSDVQVKAIARSVEDRIEQALHRLPLRKEGLNEGRWALLDYGELIVHVLMPEERRFYDLEAFWSHGERRPYLASSTTDA, encoded by the coding sequence ATGGATAGTGAGCAGCTTGCGGAGCTCGCAGCCGATGCCTGCGATGACCGCAAGGCCGTCGACATTCAGCTCATCCGCGTTGATGAAGTGTCAAGCCTGGCCGACTGGATGGTGATTGCCGGCGGGCAGAGTGATGTGCAGGTGAAGGCCATTGCCCGATCTGTCGAAGACCGCATCGAGCAGGCATTGCATCGCCTCCCCCTGCGCAAAGAGGGCCTCAACGAAGGTCGTTGGGCGTTGCTCGACTACGGCGAACTGATCGTTCACGTGCTGATGCCCGAGGAACGTCGGTTCTATGACCTTGAAGCGTTCTGGAGTCACGGCGAACGGCGTCCCTACCTAGCCTCGAGCACAACTGACGCTTGA
- a CDS encoding CGLD27 family protein, with the protein MEASIACPVPPDQRPQEEYAQLCSSWFFAWPCTAQVSLDRALLISWLLISPITVLVASGSWTLRHDPVRLLIAGGVAALVLPMLLLTRQWLGWTYVHKRLLSEKVEYEESGWYDGQVWEKPLAWRERDLLLAQHEVRPILGRLGRAMALVTGLMLGGASICQAL; encoded by the coding sequence ATGGAAGCGAGCATCGCCTGCCCGGTTCCTCCTGATCAGCGTCCTCAGGAGGAATACGCCCAACTCTGCAGTTCCTGGTTTTTCGCGTGGCCCTGCACGGCTCAGGTGTCCCTCGACCGCGCTCTGCTGATCAGTTGGCTTCTGATTTCACCCATCACCGTTCTGGTGGCCAGTGGCAGCTGGACCTTGCGCCATGACCCGGTTCGCCTGCTGATTGCCGGCGGCGTTGCCGCCCTTGTGTTGCCCATGTTGCTGCTGACACGCCAGTGGCTGGGTTGGACTTATGTGCACAAGCGCCTGCTCTCCGAGAAGGTGGAATACGAAGAATCGGGGTGGTACGACGGTCAGGTCTGGGAAAAACCCCTGGCGTGGCGTGAGCGAGACCTCTTGCTTGCTCAGCATGAGGTTCGTCCGATTCTTGGCCGACTCGGACGTGCCATGGCACTGGTGACGGGGCTGATGCTGGGCGGGGCGAGCATCTGTCAGGCTCTCTGA
- a CDS encoding asparaginase: MSIPSGYRGTGRAVSSPPLEVHLRRGSSIESTHRVHAVVCDSRGRVLMRAGQPDFETFIRSALKPFQALPLISSGASEAFNCGERGIAISCASHAGTPSHAREAFRMLWNAELETEMLQCPVPAGRTSPLEHNCSGKHAGFLVTARKMGWPLDSYLQGDHPVQQEVTRRVAELLGLPQEELVAERDDCGAPTLRLELAQMALLFAHLGSSTHAELEQISRAMLTHPELVAGEGRFDTELMRRSHRQVISKGGAEGIQCLSRTGEGLGVAIKVEDGARRAKQAVALHLLRQLDWMTPGGLEELEEDLLVLNPGVHLSVEGELRS; this comes from the coding sequence ATGTCGATCCCATCCGGATACCGCGGTACGGGCCGGGCGGTGAGTTCACCACCTCTCGAGGTGCATCTCAGACGTGGTTCGTCGATCGAATCAACCCATCGCGTGCACGCCGTGGTATGCGACAGCCGCGGCCGCGTGCTGATGCGAGCCGGACAGCCCGACTTTGAGACCTTCATTCGCTCCGCACTGAAACCCTTTCAGGCACTGCCGCTGATCAGCAGTGGAGCCTCGGAAGCCTTCAATTGCGGAGAGCGCGGCATCGCTATCAGCTGCGCCTCCCATGCGGGTACCCCCAGCCACGCACGCGAAGCCTTTCGAATGCTCTGGAATGCGGAGCTTGAAACCGAAATGCTGCAGTGTCCGGTGCCAGCCGGTCGCACTAGTCCGCTGGAACACAACTGCTCTGGGAAGCATGCCGGCTTTCTGGTGACCGCCCGCAAGATGGGCTGGCCTCTCGACAGTTACCTGCAGGGGGATCACCCCGTGCAGCAGGAAGTGACTCGCCGTGTGGCAGAACTTCTGGGGCTTCCTCAGGAGGAACTGGTCGCAGAGCGGGATGACTGCGGCGCTCCAACCCTGCGCCTTGAGCTGGCGCAGATGGCACTGCTCTTTGCACACTTGGGATCCTCAACCCATGCCGAGCTCGAACAGATCAGTCGAGCGATGCTGACCCACCCCGAACTGGTGGCAGGTGAGGGTCGCTTCGACACGGAGTTGATGCGTCGTTCGCATCGACAAGTGATCAGCAAGGGAGGCGCAGAAGGCATCCAGTGTCTGAGCCGCACAGGTGAAGGCCTGGGGGTCGCCATCAAAGTGGAAGACGGTGCGCGTCGCGCCAAGCAAGCCGTGGCCTTGCACCTGCTTCGCCAGCTCGACTGGATGACCCCCGGCGGCTTGGAAGAGCTGGAAGAAGACTTGCTGGTTCTCAATCCGGGCGTTCATCTCTCCGTGGAGGGCGAGCTGCGCTCCTGA